In Streptococcus mitis, the DNA window TTCAACCTTTATCAGCTGCAATATCTTGCTTAATCTGGGTTATTTATGGATGGACAAAGGAACCTAAGAAGGATTGGATACTAATCATTCCAAATTCAGCTGGTGTTATTTTAGGTGGAATCACTTTTCTGACTTCACTCTAACAAATATACTAGTATATATAAAAAGCTGGGAAGAATTTCTCAGCTTTTTTCTATATTCTCAGATATGCTAGTTACCTGTACACACTAGTGACCGCTTTTCCACTCACAATCATTCTCATGGTCATCAACTAGCCCTGCTGCTTGTAGAAAAGACAAGACAGCGACTGGGCCTGTGAACTTGAAACCTCGTTTTTTGAGGTCTTTGGCTAATTTTTCAGACAAAGTTGTTTTAGCAGGGGCTTGGCGGTAATCGGGAACATCGTTCACGATAGTTTTCCCCTCAACAAAAGACCAAAGATAGGCATCAAAAGAGCCATATTCTTCCTGTAGTCGTAAAAATGCTTTGGCGTTAGCGCGTGTAGCAAAAATCTTGGCTCTATTCCGAATGATGGCTGAATTCTCCAGCAAGGCCTCCAACTCGGTGTCGGTCATGTCTACCACCGCTTGAATTTGATAGCCATGAAATGCTTCTCGGAAAGCTTGGCGTTTGTTGAGCACCGTTTCCCAAGACAGGCCTGCCTGATAGGTTTCCATGCACAATAACTCAAACAATGCTTGGTCATCATGGAGGGGCTGGCCCCACTCCTCATCATGATAGGCGATATAGAGAGGATTGGTCATCTTGACCCACGAACAACGTTTTGTCATGCTCTGCTCCTATTTGACTAACATTTTAAGGGCTGACTTGATATAGTTCTCAGCTGTATCTGTCGTTCCTTCAAAGAATTTCTTGATTTTCTTAAGCTCAGTTGCCTTGTAGCCCAGTGCCAACATGGCTTCCATAGCTTCTTCCAATTCTTGGTTTTCAGCGCTAGCTTGCACTGCCACCTTAGCAGGAAGGTCATCTCCAGCAACTACTACCTTGCCTTCCAAGTCCAGCACCATCTGCTGGGCTGTTTTCTTGCCAATTTTAGGGAACTTGGTCAAGTAGGTGATGTTCTTGGTTTCGATGGCTTGAACCAAACCAGCATTGTCATCGGCAGCGATAATAGCAAGAGCTGACACCGGACCAATCCCAGAGACCGAAATCAGACTGAGAAAGAGCTTCTTCTCATCTTCTGAGCGAAATCCATAAAGCAGCTGAGCATCCTCACGCACGACCTGATGCACATAAATCTGAGCTTCTTGGTTGACTTGTCCTGAGTAGGCATAGGGATTGGCCACATGCAGGATATAACCGATACCGTTGACTTCAAGAACAATGTATTTAGCAGTGATTTTAGTAATGATTCCTTTTAAATATTCGTACATAGTTTTCCTTTTGTGCTCAATGAAAATCAAAAGCAAACTAGAAAGCTAGCCGCAGGTTTCTCAAAGCACAGCTTTGATATTGCAGATAGAGCTGACCTAGTTTGAAGAGATTTTCAAAGCGTATTCGTTTAATATTTCCCCAACTCACGAAGACTGGTATGATTTTCCTGAATGCGTCGGAACATCTTTTCCATATCTGACTTGGTAAAATGCACCAAAACAGGACGTCCGTGAGGACAGTTATAGGGATTGTCACATTTAGAAAGTTGATAAAGAAGCTGTCTAGCCGAATGATCGTCAATACGATGGTTGGCCTTGATAGACCGTTTGCAGGACATCATAATAGCCAACTCTGCACGGTATTTCTTGATAGAAACCTCCTTGGTCAAGAGGAGCATGTCGCACATTTCATAGATGCCTGACTCGATTTCCTCCTCTGCCATCCAAATAGGATGTTCACGTAGGATGAATTGATTTTCCCCGTACTCTGCTAGAAAGACCCCAACTTCCTCTAAAAGAGGCATTCTTTCCTTGAGACGAAGGGCATCATCCGCTGGAAATTCAAAGATATAGGGCACTAGGAGTTGCTGCTGGCTCTGGTCAACATTGCCAATGCTTTCACGATATTCCTCATACTTGACCCGTTCCTGAGCTGCATGTTGGTCTATGATGTAGAGCCCATCTCGTCCTTGGGCAAAGAGATAAGTCCCGTGCATTTGCCCGAAAAATTCCAACTCTGGGAAACTTGAAGATTCTTCTCGCTCTAGCTTATCATAAGCCTTATCGAGGCTAGCTAGATCTAACTCTGGATGGTCTAATTGGTCATAGTTAGCAGGTTTTCTCTCTGCAAAATGCAATTTTGCTGGCTTAGTCAATTGGTCCAAGGTTTCTTTGGCAAACAGGGTTAAATCCTGTCCTTCATCAGTTAATTCAACCTGATAATCAGCCACCTCAGCTTGACTAGGTCTTGTCGGCTCACTTTTCTCATAGTAGAGGGTATTTTCTTTAAGCGGGAGAATGGTCTGCTCCACCTTCTCACGATTGCGCACAGTCGATTTGGCAAGATTTTCCAAGGCATCTGGAATCAAGGTTTGTTCCTTGAGACTATTTGCAATTGCTTCTGAAACCAGGGTCATCAGTTCTTTTTCCTTGGAAATCCGCACCTCTTGCTTGGTTGGATGCACATTGACATCCGCTAGATAAGGATCGATATGGATGTGAATGACAGCCAGCGGAAAACGGCCTACCATGAGCTTGCTTCCGTAACCATCCAAAATAGCACGATTGAGTAGGAAGTTCTTGATATAACGGCCATTGATGAAGAGACTGATATAATTACGATTGGCTCTAGTTAACTCAGGCAAGGATACAAAGCCAGAAATTTCGAAATCAAGGTCAGAATTCTCAATTTCAATCATCTTCTTGGCACTCACCAAACCGTAAATCCCTGCGATAGCTTGGCGCAATTGACCTGTTCCCGCTGTTCGTGTCATTTCCTTACCATCACTAATCAAACTAAAAGAAATCTCAGGATGGGCCAAACCCAGACGGTTGACAATATCAATGATATGAGACAACTCTGCTTGCTGGCTCTTCATATACTTGAGGCGGGCAGGCGTGTTGAAAAAAAGGTCCTCCACACAAACCTTGGTTCCCACAGGACTGGTCGCTGGGATGATTTCCTCTACTTCTCCCCCACGCGCGACCAGCTTGGTCCCGTGACTTGCGCCCTCAACTGCTGTCAAAAGAGTTAAAACGCTGACGGATGCGATAGAGGGCAGGGCTTCACCACGAAAACCCAAAGTACGAATCCGAAAAAGATCCGCTTGATTTTTTATCTTACTGGTCGCATGACGACGAAGGGCTAACTCCACCTCATCGTGGGCAATTCCATGACCATTATCTGTGATTTGAATCTTCTTGAGACCAGCTTCCTCAATCTCAATGATAATCTGACTAGAACCCGCGTCAATGGCATTTTCTACCAGCTCCTTAACAACGCTAGCTGGACGCTCGATAACCTCTCCAGCCGCAATCTGGTTTGCCAGCACCTCTGGTAATTCAATAATATGAGACATCTTTCAGCCCCTTTCTGTATCTGTTTTCCTAGAAATTGATAGTGCTATTATACCATATTTCAGACAGGACAGAAAAGCTCCACCATATAGAAGCCAAATCCTCCCACATAGACAAAGTCCCTTGCCATAGGCTATAAAATAGTGTTTAATAAAGATATACAGGAAGTGATCACAACCTTGTATAACTGAAAAGGAGAGAAATTTATGAAAGTAGAACTACAGATTAGCGAGTCTTACGAGGAGGAAAAACTGATTGTCCAAGCACCTCAAGAGACCGAAAAAGTCCAAAAAGTCATCGAGTTCGCAGAAAATCTGGATCAAAAAGAAAAAATCAAAGGGAAAATCGAAGATCAGGTCTATCTAGTTGAAATTGGCAAGATTCAGCGCTTCTATATAGAAAATCGAAAGGTTCTAGCAGAAACTGCATCTCAGACATACAGCGTTGATTTACGGCTCTATCAGGTTCTTGAACTCTTGCCAAGCAATTTTATCCAAATTTCCCAGTCAGAAATCATCAATATCGACTCCATCTCTCACCTCAAGCTCACCCCCAACGGTCTAGTTGAAATTTTCTTGAAGAATGAAAGCTTCACCTACTCTTCACGCCGTTACCTAAAAACCATCAAGGAGAAATTAGAACTATGAAAAAACAAATCTTTCACGACGCAGCTGCTGGTGTCCTCATCGGCCTCATCCTCTCTATCATCTTTTCACTCATTTATGCACCGAGTACTTATGCCCCACTTAGCCCTGAATCTCTAGTCGGACAAGTCATGCTTCAACATCAGGTTCACGGTGCCTTGGTCTTGCTCTACTGTACACTGATCTGGGCAGCCATTGGTATTCTATTCAACTTTGGCAAGCGATTATTCAGCCGTGACTGGAGCATGCTCCGTGCCACTCTGACTCATTTCTTCCTTATGCTGGCTGGCTTTGTCCCACTAGCAACTCTGGCTGGTTGGTTTCCCTTCCACTGGATCTTCTATCTCCAGCTCATTATCGAGTTTGCGATTGTCTATCTCATCATTTGGACCATTTCCTATAAAAGAGAAGCTAGAAAAGTAGACCACATCAATCAACTCTTGGAGCATAGAAAGTAATAGCAATAATCCCACTCACAAATGCATGAGTGGGATTATTTTTATAGTTTTTGTTTTAACTCAACCAAGACATTCATAGCCTGCATAGGTGTCATATTGTAAACATCCAGTTTAGACAATTCTGCTAGGACAGGATGCTCTTCTGCCGTATCAAAGAGTGAAATCTGTTCAGTGACAGCACTTGTTTGCCTCATTGGAGCAGGACTTTCTGTCCCCTGACTCTCCAGTTGGGTCAAAATCTTATCCGCCCTTGTTAAAAGGTCTGCTGGCAAACCAGCAATCTTGGCAACATGGATACCATAGGACTTATCAGCTGGACCTGGTTCAATCTTGTGAAGGAAGGTAACCTGCCCATCCTGCTCCAAGGTTGCCACGTGGACATTGACCAAGTGTTCCAAGCTAGACTCTAGACTGGTCAACTCATGGTAGTGGGTCGCAAAGAGAGTCTTGGCTCCGATATGCTCATGGATGTATTCAATAATGGACTGTGCAATAGCCATCCCGTCATAAGTAGCAGTTCCCCGACCTAACTCATCAAAGAGAATCAAAGAATTCTTAGTCGCATGCGAAATGGCATTGTTGGCCTCCATCATCTCCACCATAAAGGTTGACTGACCTGAAACCAAATCATCGGCTGCTCCGATACGGGTAAAAATCGCATCAAAAATCGGCAAATGGGCGCTTTCTGCTGGCACATAAGAACCCAGCTGGGCCATCACCGCCGTCATGGCTAACTGACGCATGTAGGTTGACTTCCCACTCATGTTTGGCCCTGTAATCAGTTGAATACTGCTATCTTCTGCCATCTGAATCGTATTTGGAATATAGGTCTGAGCCCCCATAACCTTTTCAACGACAGCATGGCGCCCTTTCTGGATATCGATCTGCGAATCGTCTCCGAACTCTGGTCGAATCAAATGCTGGGTTTCAGCTACAACTGCCAAGCTTTGTAAGACATCAACTGTCGCAATCCCTTGAGCTAGAGCCTGCAAACGCTGAATGTACTTGCTGACTTCCTCACGGATACGCATAAAGATTTCATACTCTAGGTTGGCTGACTTCTCACGCGCCTCCAGCATATCTCCCTCGATACGCGCTAATTCCTCAGTTCCAAAACGTTCCGAGTTTTTCAGCGTTGCCTTGCGGAAAAAGTGAGCTGGCACATTTCCCAGTTGTGAATTGGTTACATGGAAATAGTAGCCATCCTTTTTATTGTAGTCAATCTTAAGCGTGCTGATACCAGAGTTTTCGCGTTCCTTAGCCTCAATCTCAGCAATCCAACCAGTCCCTTCTCTGAGCACACGACGGTACTTGTCTAAGGTTTCATCAAATCCAGTGCGGATAATGCCACCTTCCGTAATCACATGAGGAGCTTCAGGAGCAATCGCTGCGCTAATCAAACTCTCCAACTCAGGGATTCCATCTAATTGTTCGATAAGATAAGCCAGAGCAGGTTGCTCCATCCCTTCTAAAATCGCACGAATCCGTGGCACACTGGACAAGGTGGTCGCCAACTGCAAGAGATCCTTGGGATTGGTTTTGCCAAAAGAAACCCGACTAGCCAAGCGTTCGATATCATAAACTCCCTTGAGACTGTCTGTCAAATCACTACGCTCAAAGAAATGGTCGAGAAAGACCTGCACCACTTCTTGGCGTTGGACGATTCGTTCCTTATCAATCAAAGGACGATGAATCCAAGAACGCAAGAGCCGCATACCCATAGCTGTTTTGGTTTCATCCAAAAGCCAGAAAAGACTGCCTTGCTTCTTGCCTGACCGAGCATTCTCAACCAGATCCAGACTAGCCTTGGTCGCATAATCCATCTGCAAGTAATCTTTGATTTCATAGCGGATAACAGGCTTGAGGTGGTTCAATTCCCTCATCTGGGTTCGATGGACATACTGGAGGAGCTTACTAGAGGCCGCTTGCTCCACAGTTGCCAATCGTGAATCCAGTAAATGAAGGTCCTCAAAGCCTTCTTTTTCATAGGAAAGCACCAGATTCATCTGACGACTGAGAATTTGTTCCTCTTCCTCAGACAAGTCATAACCCAGCACCACTTCTCGAGCCTTGAGATTGCGGATTTCCCCACAAACAAGCGTAAAATCCAAAAGACCTGTCACATAAAAGTCACCCGTCACCAGGTCCATATAAGCTAGGCCGAATTGATTGCCTTCGCGGTCTATGGCAACCAAAAAATTATTCTGACTATCCGGCTTACTGCTATCGACTACTGTCCCTGGCGTAATAACCTGAACAACCTCTCGTTTTACAACCCCAACTGCTTGTTTAGGATCTTCCATCTGTTCAGCAATGGCTACCTTATAGCCCTGCTCAATCAAGACATCGATGTACTGTTGGGCAGAATGATAAGGAACCCCCGCCATAGGAATCGGGTTATCCGCATTCTTGTTGCGACTCGTTAAGGAAATTTCCAGAATCTGCGCAGCATTGACCGCATCCTCATAAAACAATTCATAAAAATCACCCATCCGAAAGAGCAAAAAAGCATCTGGATATTGCTTTTTAATATCCACATACTGTTGCATGCCGGGTGATAGCTTTTCTGTCGCCATTTTCCGTCTCTCCTTGTCAAAAATAAGTCTTGAGAGCAACTCCCAAGACCTTACTTATCTTTCATCAAATCTAGCAAACGATCTTCCATGAGTTTGGCAACGTGCTGATCTCGACAAATGACCAATAAGGTATTGGCACCAGCAACTGTTCCTAAAATCCATTCATCCTTGTTTGCATCTACAATATTTGCCAAAACAGAGGCTTCTCCCAATTTGGTATGAAGCACCAAGGTAAACTCTGCTCTTGCAACACCTTCTAAATGATGAGACAAAAACTCAACCAAATCAATCTTTTCTGTCTCATTTGCTAGTACATAATACACCATATCATTTTTCTTGACCTTGGTCAAGCCGATTTCGCGCAAATCACGAGACAGGGTTGTCTGCGTTACAAAAACATTGTGCGCCTCCAACCGATCTTGAATTTCTTTTTGTGTACTTAATTTCTCCTCAGTAATCATTTTTTTTATTAACTGATGACGATCTCTTTTTCTCATAAAATCCTCTTATATGCATATTTATAACTAATTTTATAACTATATTATACCAAAAAAATAGGAGATTTCAAAAATTTTTTCTTCTTTCTTTAAAATTGTGATAAAATAGTAGAAAAGTCCAAAAAGGAGCTCTTAATGAATACAAAAGAATTGATTGCTAGCGAGTTGGCTAGCGTCATTGATAGCCTAGACCAAGAGGCTATTTTAAATTTACTGGAAACCCCTAAAAACTCAGAAATGGGAGACATCGCTTTCCCTGCTTTTTCTCTTGCAAAAGTCGAACGTAAAGCACCTCAAATGATTGCGGCTGAACTGGCTGAAAAAATTAACAGCCAAGCCTTTGAAAAAGTTGTTGCAACAGGACCTTACGTCAACTTTTTCCTTGATAAAAATGCCATTTCTGCTCAAGTATTGCAAACTGTTATCACTCAAAAAGAACACTATGCTGACCAAACTATTGGCAAACAAGAAAATGTTGTTATCGACATGTCTAGTCCCAATATCGCTAAACCATTTTCTATTGGTCACCTACGCTCGACTGTTATCGGAGATAGCTTATCACATATTTTCCAAAAAATCGGTTATCAAACGGTCAAAGTCAACCATTTGGGAGACTGGGGTAAACAGTTTGGGATGTTGATTGTTGCCTATAAAAAATGGGGTGACGAGGAAGCTGTAAAGGCTCATCCAATTGATGAACTTCTTAAACT includes these proteins:
- a CDS encoding LytTR family DNA-binding domain-containing protein, which translates into the protein MKVELQISESYEEEKLIVQAPQETEKVQKVIEFAENLDQKEKIKGKIEDQVYLVEIGKIQRFYIENRKVLAETASQTYSVDLRLYQVLELLPSNFIQISQSEIINIDSISHLKLTPNGLVEIFLKNESFTYSSRRYLKTIKEKLEL
- the mutS gene encoding DNA mismatch repair protein MutS, whose product is MATEKLSPGMQQYVDIKKQYPDAFLLFRMGDFYELFYEDAVNAAQILEISLTSRNKNADNPIPMAGVPYHSAQQYIDVLIEQGYKVAIAEQMEDPKQAVGVVKREVVQVITPGTVVDSSKPDSQNNFLVAIDREGNQFGLAYMDLVTGDFYVTGLLDFTLVCGEIRNLKAREVVLGYDLSEEEEQILSRQMNLVLSYEKEGFEDLHLLDSRLATVEQAASSKLLQYVHRTQMRELNHLKPVIRYEIKDYLQMDYATKASLDLVENARSGKKQGSLFWLLDETKTAMGMRLLRSWIHRPLIDKERIVQRQEVVQVFLDHFFERSDLTDSLKGVYDIERLASRVSFGKTNPKDLLQLATTLSSVPRIRAILEGMEQPALAYLIEQLDGIPELESLISAAIAPEAPHVITEGGIIRTGFDETLDKYRRVLREGTGWIAEIEAKERENSGISTLKIDYNKKDGYYFHVTNSQLGNVPAHFFRKATLKNSERFGTEELARIEGDMLEAREKSANLEYEIFMRIREEVSKYIQRLQALAQGIATVDVLQSLAVVAETQHLIRPEFGDDSQIDIQKGRHAVVEKVMGAQTYIPNTIQMAEDSSIQLITGPNMSGKSTYMRQLAMTAVMAQLGSYVPAESAHLPIFDAIFTRIGAADDLVSGQSTFMVEMMEANNAISHATKNSLILFDELGRGTATYDGMAIAQSIIEYIHEHIGAKTLFATHYHELTSLESSLEHLVNVHVATLEQDGQVTFLHKIEPGPADKSYGIHVAKIAGLPADLLTRADKILTQLESQGTESPAPMRQTSAVTEQISLFDTAEEHPVLAELSKLDVYNMTPMQAMNVLVELKQKL
- a CDS encoding DNA-3-methyladenine glycosylase I, producing MTKRCSWVKMTNPLYIAYHDEEWGQPLHDDQALFELLCMETYQAGLSWETVLNKRQAFREAFHGYQIQAVVDMTDTELEALLENSAIIRNRAKIFATRANAKAFLRLQEEYGSFDAYLWSFVEGKTIVNDVPDYRQAPAKTTLSEKLAKDLKKRGFKFTGPVAVLSFLQAAGLVDDHENDCEWKSGH
- a CDS encoding DUF3021 domain-containing protein — encoded protein: MKKQIFHDAAAGVLIGLILSIIFSLIYAPSTYAPLSPESLVGQVMLQHQVHGALVLLYCTLIWAAIGILFNFGKRLFSRDWSMLRATLTHFFLMLAGFVPLATLAGWFPFHWIFYLQLIIEFAIVYLIIWTISYKREARKVDHINQLLEHRK
- the argR gene encoding arginine repressor; the encoded protein is MRKRDRHQLIKKMITEEKLSTQKEIQDRLEAHNVFVTQTTLSRDLREIGLTKVKKNDMVYYVLANETEKIDLVEFLSHHLEGVARAEFTLVLHTKLGEASVLANIVDANKDEWILGTVAGANTLLVICRDQHVAKLMEDRLLDLMKDK
- the ruvA gene encoding Holliday junction branch migration protein RuvA — encoded protein: MYEYLKGIITKITAKYIVLEVNGIGYILHVANPYAYSGQVNQEAQIYVHQVVREDAQLLYGFRSEDEKKLFLSLISVSGIGPVSALAIIAADDNAGLVQAIETKNITYLTKFPKIGKKTAQQMVLDLEGKVVVAGDDLPAKVAVQASAENQELEEAMEAMLALGYKATELKKIKKFFEGTTDTAENYIKSALKMLVK
- a CDS encoding SemiSWEET family transporter, giving the protein MTKQKINRIVGSIGAFIGIIVFIAYIPQIIANLQGNKAQPFQPLSAAISCLIWVIYGWTKEPKKDWILIIPNSAGVILGGITFLTSL
- the mutL gene encoding DNA mismatch repair endonuclease MutL; its protein translation is MSHIIELPEVLANQIAAGEVIERPASVVKELVENAIDAGSSQIIIEIEEAGLKKIQITDNGHGIAHDEVELALRRHATSKIKNQADLFRIRTLGFRGEALPSIASVSVLTLLTAVEGASHGTKLVARGGEVEEIIPATSPVGTKVCVEDLFFNTPARLKYMKSQQAELSHIIDIVNRLGLAHPEISFSLISDGKEMTRTAGTGQLRQAIAGIYGLVSAKKMIEIENSDLDFEISGFVSLPELTRANRNYISLFINGRYIKNFLLNRAILDGYGSKLMVGRFPLAVIHIHIDPYLADVNVHPTKQEVRISKEKELMTLVSEAIANSLKEQTLIPDALENLAKSTVRNREKVEQTILPLKENTLYYEKSEPTRPSQAEVADYQVELTDEGQDLTLFAKETLDQLTKPAKLHFAERKPANYDQLDHPELDLASLDKAYDKLEREESSSFPELEFFGQMHGTYLFAQGRDGLYIIDQHAAQERVKYEEYRESIGNVDQSQQQLLVPYIFEFPADDALRLKERMPLLEEVGVFLAEYGENQFILREHPIWMAEEEIESGIYEMCDMLLLTKEVSIKKYRAELAIMMSCKRSIKANHRIDDHSARQLLYQLSKCDNPYNCPHGRPVLVHFTKSDMEKMFRRIQENHTSLRELGKY